The genomic DNA CCGTTTTTGTTGTAACGTGTTGTGGTTATCATGTTTACAGCATATCATAAACGGAGGGAATTACAAGAAAACAATTTATGTAAATTGTTTAAATATAAAGACTTATGCGTTTTGCATAAGGCATAAATAGATAAATAGAGGAGGTAGTGTATGAATCCTGATATTCAGGCAATTAACGAAAAGGTAAAAGCAAAAAATGAGTTTGTGAACAGGCTCTATTATGAGATGGGTAAAGTTATTGTCGGTCAAAAATATATGATTGAGCGACTTCTAATAGGTCTTTTAGCGGATGGGCATATTTTGCTTGAAGGTGTTCCGGGTCTTGCAAAAACGATGAGTGTGCGCGTTATGAGCGATTGTATAGATGCGAAATTTAGAAGGATACAGTTTACGCCGGATCTTCTTCCTGCAGATCTTATCGGTACACTTATATATAATCCAAAGGACGGTAATTTTACGACAAAAAAAGGTCCGTTGTTTACGAATATACTCTTAGCTGATGAAATTAACCGTGCGCCTGCTAAAGTGCAAAGCGCGCTATTAGAGGCGATGCAGGAGCGTCAGATAACAATCGGTGAAGAAACGTTTACGCTTGATGCACCGTTTTTGGTTTTGGCTACACAAAACCCAATTGAACAGGAAGGTACATATCCATTGCCTGAAGCACAAGTTGACCGGTTTATGCTAAAACTTAATGTTTCATATCCTAACAAAAAAGAAGAACGAGAAATACTTGAACGAATGGGTGAGATTAGTAAAAAAATCTCGGTAAACAAGGTCGTTACTACTCAAGAAATCTTGGAAACGCGAAAAGTTGTTAATGAAGTGTATATAGACGAAAAAATTAAAGACTATATTGTTGATCTGGTTTTTGCCTCACGTGATCCGAAGATGTATAACCTGCCAATACAGCAATTTATCGAATATGGTGCGTCACCGCGAGCATCTATTTACCTTAGTGTTGCGTCTAAAGCATATGCGTTCTTGCAGGGTCGCGGCTATGTGATTCCGCAAGACGTGAAGAATATAGGTATGGATGTTTTAC from Candidatus Ancaeobacter aquaticus includes the following:
- a CDS encoding MoxR family ATPase is translated as MNPDIQAINEKVKAKNEFVNRLYYEMGKVIVGQKYMIERLLIGLLADGHILLEGVPGLAKTMSVRVMSDCIDAKFRRIQFTPDLLPADLIGTLIYNPKDGNFTTKKGPLFTNILLADEINRAPAKVQSALLEAMQERQITIGEETFTLDAPFLVLATQNPIEQEGTYPLPEAQVDRFMLKLNVSYPNKKEEREILERMGEISKKISVNKVVTTQEILETRKVVNEVYIDEKIKDYIVDLVFASRDPKMYNLPIQQFIEYGASPRASIYLSVASKAYAFLQGRGYVIPQDVKNIGMDVLRHRVIVSYEAEAEDMTSENVVKKIFDEIPVP